One Chryseobacterium indoltheticum DNA segment encodes these proteins:
- the rfbD gene encoding dTDP-4-dehydrorhamnose reductase: MKKILVIGSNGQLGNCIRKIAPDFETHYEFIFTDSQSLDITDEDQINDFFYDQKPDFCINASAYTAVDLAEKEEEKAFAVNAEGVRNLAKACADYKTVFIHVSTDYVFDGETNLDYSEDDFTNPIGIYGASKLKGEELALENNPKTIILRTSWLYSEFNKNFVKTMLNLFSQKQELGIVGDQFGQPTNANDLAEAIMSIIENPNKTFGVFHFSNYPETTWFEFAKKIAEFSKSSVKLNALTTEEYPTPAKRPKRSTMCLDKIENIYKIESKHWENSLEDCVNILSN, encoded by the coding sequence ATGAAAAAAATACTTGTAATAGGAAGTAATGGTCAGCTGGGAAACTGCATTAGAAAAATTGCTCCCGATTTTGAAACTCATTATGAATTTATTTTTACAGATTCCCAATCTTTAGATATTACTGACGAAGATCAGATTAATGATTTCTTTTATGATCAGAAACCCGATTTCTGTATCAATGCTTCGGCATATACCGCGGTAGATTTAGCTGAGAAAGAAGAAGAAAAAGCCTTTGCCGTAAACGCAGAAGGTGTCAGAAACCTTGCAAAAGCATGTGCTGATTACAAGACAGTATTCATTCACGTTTCTACCGATTATGTATTTGATGGTGAAACCAACTTAGATTACTCTGAAGATGACTTCACAAATCCTATAGGAATTTACGGAGCATCCAAGTTAAAAGGTGAGGAGTTAGCTTTAGAAAATAATCCAAAGACAATTATTTTAAGAACGTCTTGGTTGTATTCAGAATTCAACAAGAATTTTGTCAAAACAATGCTTAATTTATTTTCGCAAAAACAGGAATTAGGAATTGTTGGCGATCAGTTTGGCCAGCCTACTAATGCGAACGATTTGGCAGAAGCTATTATGAGCATTATCGAAAATCCAAACAAAACTTTTGGTGTTTTCCATTTTTCCAACTATCCGGAAACAACATGGTTTGAATTTGCAAAAAAAATTGCCGAGTTCTCCAAGTCATCAGTAAAACTGAATGCATTGACTACAGAGGAATATCCAACTCCGGCAAAAAGACCAAAAAGAAGCACAATGTGTCTCGACAAGATTGAAAACATCTACAAAATTGAGTCAAAACATTGGGAAAACAGTTTAGAAGATTGTGTTAATATACTTTCCAATTAA
- a CDS encoding OmpH family outer membrane protein, with product MKNFKTLFTLAVILLFGFSNAQKIGVIDTQYILDKMPQYKEAEARLNSQIDTWEQDIKALQSQYEQKKSAFESEKVLLIGDQLKLREKEVADLEKSIQTTLSLRFGKTGEINQLRANLVEPFEDQIWNAVKTMSEKNGLGIVLDKNSHVNVVFLQPRYDYTDKVLTILLKGTEKEKEKKTNKK from the coding sequence ATGAAAAATTTTAAAACTCTTTTCACTTTAGCAGTAATTTTGCTTTTTGGATTTAGCAATGCTCAGAAAATAGGGGTTATCGATACCCAATATATATTGGATAAGATGCCTCAGTATAAAGAAGCTGAAGCAAGGCTAAATTCTCAGATCGATACCTGGGAACAGGATATTAAAGCCTTACAATCTCAGTACGAGCAAAAAAAATCTGCTTTCGAAAGTGAAAAAGTTTTATTAATTGGTGATCAGCTTAAGCTTAGAGAAAAAGAAGTCGCGGATCTTGAAAAAAGCATTCAGACAACACTAAGTTTACGATTCGGTAAAACCGGCGAGATCAATCAACTTAGGGCTAATTTGGTTGAACCTTTTGAAGATCAGATCTGGAACGCTGTAAAGACGATGTCTGAGAAAAATGGTTTGGGCATAGTTCTTGATAAAAATAGCCATGTAAATGTAGTTTTCTTACAGCCAAGATATGATTATACAGATAAAGTATTAACGATCTTATTGAAAGGAACAGAAAAGGAAAAAGAAAAGAAAACTAATAAAAAGTAG
- a CDS encoding OmpH family outer membrane protein: protein MKKLSVLFGAVMMVVSVGMAKAQKIATLDLVSVLNAMPEKKKADTDLKAFLDAKESEIKKKTDVMQTKYALYTKEAPTKSEAENKARQEEMQKLQTEAQQMSERAQKDLAEKEKLAYAPIEKKVMDAVNKVAKANSYEYVMDVNSTGLIYKGGPDATPAVKKELGLQ, encoded by the coding sequence ATGAAAAAATTAAGTGTATTATTTGGAGCAGTAATGATGGTTGTCTCTGTTGGGATGGCAAAAGCTCAGAAAATTGCTACTCTAGACTTAGTAAGCGTACTTAATGCAATGCCTGAAAAGAAAAAAGCAGATACAGATTTAAAAGCTTTCCTTGATGCTAAAGAAAGTGAAATAAAAAAGAAGACTGATGTAATGCAAACCAAGTATGCTTTGTATACTAAAGAAGCTCCTACAAAAAGTGAAGCTGAAAACAAAGCAAGACAAGAAGAAATGCAGAAATTGCAGACTGAAGCTCAGCAAATGAGCGAGAGAGCACAAAAGGATCTTGCTGAAAAAGAAAAACTAGCTTACGCTCCTATCGAAAAGAAAGTGATGGATGCTGTAAACAAAGTGGCAAAAGCAAACAGTTATGAGTATGTGATGGATGTAAACTCTACAGGTCTTATCTACAAAGGAGGTCCTGATGCTACGCCAGCTGTTAAAAAAGAGTTAGGTCTTCAATAA
- a CDS encoding acyl-CoA thioesterase: MEKEVSTTVKVRFSDCDPIGHLNNVKYLDYMFNAREDHVETFYGFTYEEYTKKTGCTWIAIQNEIAYLKEVKYNTQVVISSKTIEIGDRISKVEILMKSVDEKTIHAVLWVTVIYFNIKTRRSEVHPQDIMQTFGKFYVDLEQKDFQSRVKFLRSQNAKNS; this comes from the coding sequence ATGGAAAAAGAAGTCTCAACGACCGTAAAAGTAAGATTCAGCGATTGTGATCCGATTGGGCATTTAAATAATGTCAAATATCTAGATTACATGTTCAATGCAAGAGAAGATCATGTAGAAACTTTTTATGGATTTACCTACGAAGAATATACCAAAAAAACGGGTTGTACATGGATCGCTATTCAAAATGAAATAGCGTACCTGAAAGAAGTAAAATACAATACCCAGGTTGTTATCAGCAGTAAAACCATCGAAATAGGAGACCGAATTTCTAAAGTAGAAATCCTGATGAAAAGTGTTGATGAGAAAACGATTCACGCAGTACTTTGGGTGACGGTAATTTATTTTAATATAAAAACAAGACGTTCTGAAGTTCATCCGCAAGACATCATGCAGACTTTTGGAAAATTTTATGTTGACTTAGAACAAAAAGACTTCCAGTCAAGAGTTAAGTTTTTAAGATCACAGAATGCAAAAAATTCATAA
- the bamA gene encoding outer membrane protein assembly factor BamA, with protein MKFRLLPIIMFAASAHFYGQVTPQDSTKVDTAAAVLAENQTGTYTLKDIVVDGVKKYTPAQIFRFTGLSKGEIVDIPGQKVSNAIKKLWDSQSFSEVEVYVESIEGQTVVLRFYLQDLKDLGEVKFTGKGIGKSKNEKLAKDNNLKPGTKITQNLVSSLKTNIPKDYIKKGFADAKITIEDKVNASDPNLVDWTINVDKGKRIKISHIEFEGNESVTDAKLRKKAFKETKQKRFGIGGILKSSKFVEEKYQEDKQSLISYYNSLGYRDAAIVSDSVWRNKKNNYEINVKLKEGKKYYIGDITFTGNTVYATEYLQRILGYKKGDIYDAVGFNKKVGEDGGKEDDSDIKSIYMNNGYLFSNVTPVEKSVNGDAINLEIRISEGEQATWNKVTWSGNTTTHDHVILRALRTKPGELFKKTEIKRTFFDLASMSFFDPQQIGQDIQPNQQDNTVDIGWKLVEKGSSQVQLQAGYGGNSFIGTLGLTFNNFSLKNFLKFKDFRPVPQGDGQTLSIQAQAGQYFQNYGVSFTEPWLFGTKPTALSVSLNNSRVNYSQVTGPDQRLNIFSATVGLNRWLKWPDDYFSLYTGIQFQKYNFSNYPFEFGDTTELYGNANNLSLNIGLSRNSAGIDPIFPTVGSNIELSGKFTPPYSLFSNKNYSTMTPTEKYKWMEFYKVKFKADVYNEVIGKLVLRSSAEMGFMDGYNKELGAPPFERFYVGGTGLFGGRFDGRELIPLRGYENASTYGGQAEDITQRGGGTIYNRFTLELRYPISLNQTAKIYALTFAEGGNVWNSWGNYNPFQLKRSIGVGVRVYMGAFGLIGFDFAYGFDKTISGDVSGNRTHFLMNQSL; from the coding sequence ATGAAGTTTAGACTATTACCCATCATTATGTTTGCTGCTTCTGCACATTTTTATGGACAGGTAACTCCACAGGACAGTACAAAGGTTGATACCGCTGCTGCTGTTCTCGCAGAAAATCAAACAGGAACTTACACGCTGAAGGACATTGTTGTTGATGGGGTAAAAAAATACACACCAGCTCAGATCTTTAGATTTACAGGTTTATCGAAAGGTGAAATTGTAGACATTCCGGGGCAAAAGGTAAGTAACGCAATCAAAAAACTTTGGGATTCTCAATCTTTCTCTGAAGTTGAAGTTTATGTAGAAAGCATTGAAGGGCAAACCGTTGTTCTTAGATTTTACCTGCAAGACCTTAAGGATCTTGGAGAAGTGAAATTTACAGGTAAAGGGATCGGTAAGTCTAAAAATGAAAAACTAGCAAAAGACAATAACTTAAAGCCGGGAACAAAGATTACTCAAAACCTTGTTTCTAGCCTTAAAACGAATATTCCTAAAGACTACATCAAAAAAGGTTTTGCCGATGCAAAAATCACCATTGAAGATAAGGTAAACGCAAGTGACCCTAATCTTGTAGACTGGACTATTAATGTAGACAAAGGTAAAAGGATAAAAATCAGCCACATCGAGTTTGAAGGAAACGAAAGTGTAACTGATGCAAAACTTAGAAAAAAAGCTTTCAAAGAAACCAAGCAAAAAAGATTTGGTATTGGTGGTATTTTAAAGTCTTCAAAATTTGTTGAAGAAAAATACCAGGAAGACAAGCAAAGCTTGATAAGTTATTATAACTCATTGGGATACAGAGATGCTGCAATTGTGTCTGATTCTGTTTGGAGAAATAAAAAAAATAACTACGAAATCAACGTTAAGCTGAAAGAAGGGAAGAAATATTACATCGGTGATATTACCTTTACCGGAAATACAGTTTACGCTACAGAATATTTACAAAGAATCTTAGGATATAAGAAAGGTGATATTTATGATGCAGTAGGATTCAACAAAAAAGTAGGGGAAGACGGCGGAAAAGAAGACGACTCTGATATCAAATCGATATACATGAATAATGGTTACCTTTTCTCAAACGTTACCCCTGTTGAAAAATCAGTTAATGGAGATGCAATTAATCTTGAGATCAGAATTAGTGAGGGAGAACAAGCTACTTGGAATAAAGTAACTTGGTCGGGTAACACCACGACTCATGACCACGTTATTTTGAGAGCATTGAGAACCAAGCCGGGAGAATTGTTTAAGAAAACCGAGATCAAAAGAACATTCTTTGATTTAGCTTCGATGTCTTTCTTCGATCCACAACAGATCGGTCAGGATATTCAGCCAAATCAGCAGGATAACACTGTTGATATCGGGTGGAAACTGGTAGAAAAAGGTTCTTCTCAGGTTCAGTTACAGGCGGGTTACGGTGGTAACAGCTTCATCGGAACTTTAGGACTTACTTTCAATAACTTTTCATTGAAAAACTTTTTGAAATTTAAAGACTTCAGACCTGTACCTCAAGGTGACGGTCAGACTTTATCTATTCAGGCTCAAGCCGGACAATACTTCCAGAACTACGGAGTTTCATTTACAGAACCTTGGTTATTTGGCACAAAACCGACAGCACTTTCTGTAAGTTTAAACAATTCGAGAGTTAATTATAGCCAGGTTACAGGGCCTGATCAGAGACTAAATATTTTCTCAGCTACTGTTGGTTTAAACAGATGGTTGAAATGGCCGGATGATTATTTCTCTTTGTATACAGGAATTCAGTTTCAAAAATATAACTTCAGCAATTATCCTTTCGAGTTTGGTGATACCACAGAATTGTATGGTAATGCGAACAACTTAAGTTTAAATATTGGATTAAGCAGAAACTCTGCCGGTATAGATCCTATTTTTCCTACAGTGGGTTCAAATATTGAATTGTCAGGTAAATTTACTCCGCCATATTCATTGTTCAGTAATAAAAATTACTCTACAATGACGCCTACAGAAAAATATAAGTGGATGGAATTTTACAAAGTGAAGTTCAAAGCTGATGTTTATAATGAAGTGATCGGAAAACTAGTTTTAAGATCTTCAGCAGAAATGGGTTTCATGGATGGTTACAACAAAGAATTGGGGGCACCGCCATTTGAAAGATTCTATGTGGGTGGAACCGGTCTTTTCGGAGGTAGATTTGATGGTAGAGAATTGATTCCGTTGAGAGGTTACGAAAATGCTTCTACATACGGTGGTCAGGCAGAAGATATTACTCAGAGAGGTGGAGGTACTATTTACAACAGATTTACGTTAGAACTAAGATATCCGATTTCATTAAATCAAACAGCCAAAATTTATGCACTTACATTTGCAGAAGGAGGTAACGTTTGGAACTCTTGGGGAAATTATAATCCTTTCCAGCTTAAAAGATCAATTGGTGTTGGGGTAAGAGTTTATATGGGAGCATTTGGTTTAATAGGATTCGATTTCGCTTACGGATTTGATAAAACAATTAGTGGTGATGTATCTGGAAACAGAACACACTTCTTAATGAACCAATCTCTATAA